Proteins encoded in a region of the Sugiyamaella lignohabitans strain CBS 10342 chromosome B, complete sequence genome:
- the COP1 gene encoding Cop1p (Alpha subunit of COPI vesicle coatomer complex; complex surrounds transport vesicles in the early secretory pathway; GO_component: GO:0030126 - COPI vesicle coat [Evidence IEA]; GO_component: GO:0030126 - COPI vesicle coat [Evidence IMP,ISS] [PMID 8001155]; GO_component: GO:0030663 - COPI-coated vesicle membrane [Evidence IEA]; GO_component: GO:0005794 - Golgi apparatus [Evidence IEA]; GO_component: GO:0000139 - Golgi membrane [Evidence IEA]; GO_component: GO:0005737 - cytoplasm [Evidence IEA,IEA]; GO_component: GO:0031410 - cytoplasmic vesicle [Evidence IEA]; GO_component: GO:0016020 - membrane [Evidence IEA]; GO_component: GO:0030117 - membrane coat [Evidence IEA]; GO_function: GO:0005198 - structural molecule activity [Evidence IEA]; GO_function: GO:0043130 - ubiquitin binding [Evidence IDA] [PMID 21070969]; GO_process: GO:0006888 - ER to Golgi vesicle-mediated transport [Evidence IMP] [PMID 9427388]; GO_process: GO:0006886 - intracellular protein transport [Evidence IEA]; GO_process: GO:0015031 - protein transport [Evidence IEA]; GO_process: GO:0006890 - retrograde vesicle-mediated transport, Golgi to ER [Evidence IMP] [PMID 8001155]; GO_process: GO:0006810 - transport [Evidence IEA]; GO_process: GO:0016192 - vesicle-mediated transport [Evidence IEA,IEA]) — protein sequence MGTIIDRFEGHEGPVRGVDFHKTQPLFASCGDDYTINVWSLQTRKRLFTLTGHLDYVRTVFFHNDLPWIISCSDDQTIRIWNWQNRQEIACLTGHNHYVMSAQFHPKEDLIVSASLDQTVRVWDISGLRKRHSAPSGALNTTNAFEDQLARANGPPQDIFGNTDAIVKYVLEGHDRGVNWASFHPTLPLIVSGGDDRVLKIWRMSETKAWELDTCRGHLSNIMCCIFHPFQDLIISVSEDKTIRTWDLNKRTPVQQFKREGDKFWYIAAHESINLFAAAHDSGVMVFKLERERPASTVYQNSIYYINREKQVKFFDINSNNESLPLLSLKKIGSQWVPFRNLSYNPAERQILVTTKSADNQNIFELISLPKDASGAIEPSETSRGSGDQAVFISRNRFAVLLKSSQTIEIRDLGNSITKSVQCPISNVKDIVYGGPGLLLVLGAASVVLFDVQQKKTISEIPVSNIKYAVWSNDGQHLALLGKHTITITTKNLETVSSLHETIRIKSATWDDTGVLIYSTLNHLKYSLLNGDNGILRTLQNTLYMAKVKGNSVYCLARGGSIKVLKIDPTEYRFKKALVSKNFHEVLRLIKSSQLVGQSIIAYLQKKGYPEIALQFVQDAQTKFDLAIECGDLKEAFEQAKELGKPAAWKILGEEALAQGNHDIVEDIYQKQHDFDRLSFVYLATGNIGRLQKMEQIADHRNDTAARFQTSIFLNSVDSRIQLLRDAGLYPLAYSLAKSSGLTEVAREIIEESGVDESAIKISITDTSSDAITGVSHETHKSNWPLRKTSLSFFEQALLGKVEALSLEDEPEQKTNAETANGDFDEYEDELQDEDGWDLGAEDLGIEDVEETDEKVDSNIDITVGSSETELWLRNSPVAADHVAAGSFETAAQLLNRQVGIVNFAPLKKRFLEVYRGSKLYLPANDGLPPLTFYARRPDEKVLPFVHGYESLGETLQEAYKLVASGNQLQLAIETFREILQTIVVLSVPSEAEAKECQKLIEICKNYILAFSIELKRKSLPPTDVKRSLELVAYFTKPKLQKRHAHIPYMVAMKESFSKKNFASASFFASEYIKIMEGVDDDDSDRSVNERVRARNAKNIAQAKALKAKADASPLDAHEIDFDQYADFDICPSTLTPIYEGTSSERDPLTGAKYHVSERGKLCSITQLTSIGAPASGLRLFA from the coding sequence ATGGGAACCATCATAGACAGATTTGAAGGCCATGAGGGACCAGTTCGAGGCGTTGATTTCCATAAAACCCAACCCCTATTTGCGTCTTGTGGTGACGATTATACTATCAATGTCTGGAGTTTGCAAACCAGAAAACGCCTCTTCACTTTGACTGGCCATTTGGACTACGTGAGAACAGTGTTCTTTCACAATGATTTGCCTTGGATCATCTCTTGTTCAGATGACCAAACTATCCGTATTTGGAACTGGCAAAATCGTCAGGAGATTGCGTGCTTGACAGGTCATAACCACTATGTTATGAGCGCTCAGTTCCACCCCAAGGAAGATTTGATCGTTTCCGCATCCCTCGATCAAACCGTCCGTGTTTGGGATATTTCTGGGTTGCGAAAACGTCACTCCGCTCCTAGTGGCGCTTTGAATACTACCAACGCTTTTGAGGATCAACTTGCTAGAGCCAATGGCCCACCACAAGACATTTTCGGAAATACTGATGCGATTGTCAAGTATGTATTAGAAGGTCATGATCGAGGTGTTAATTGGGCATCTTTCCACCCTACTTTGCCATTAATCGtgtctggtggtgatgacaGAGTCCTCAAAATTTGGAGAATGAGTGAAACCAAAGCCTGGGAATTGGATACTTGTCGTGGCCATTTGAGTAATATCATGTGTTGTATTTTCCATCCATTCCAAGATTTGATTATTTCTGTCAGTGAAGACAAGACAATTCGTACTTGGGACTTGAACAAGCGAACTCCTGTGCAACAGTTCAAGAGGGAGGGCGATAAATTTTGGTATATTGCAGCCCACGAGTCAATTAATCTTTTTGCTGCCGCTCATGATAGCGGTGTCATGGTTTTCAAGCTTGAAAGAGAGCGCCCTGCAAGTACGGTCTACCAAAACAGCATCTACTATATCAATAGAGAGAAGCAGGTTAAATTTTTCGACATCAATAGCAATAATGAGAGTTTGCCATTGCTATCTTTAAAAAAGATTGGCAGTCAATGGGTTCCTTTCAGAAACTTGTCATATAACCCTGCTGAAAGACAGATCTTAGTCACCACCAAATCTGCCGACAACCAAAATATCTTTGAGCTTATTAGTTTGCCTAAGGATGCTTCGGGAGCTATTGAACCATCTGAGACTAGTCGTGGATCTGGTGACCAGGCTGTATTCATTTCTCGTAATAGATTTGCCGTTTTGTTGAAATCGAGTCAAACTATTGAGATACGTGATTTGGGTAACTCTATTACCAAGAGTGTACAATGTCCTATCAGCAATGTTAAAGATATTGTATATGGAGGTCCTGGTCTGTTGCTTGTTTTaggtgctgcttctgtaGTTTTGTTTGACGttcaacagaagaagactaTTTCTGAAATCCCTGTTTCAAACATCAAATATGCTGTATGGTCGAATGATGGTCAGCATTTGGCCTTGTTGGGCAAGCACACAATTACAATTACCACTAAAAACCTAGAGACTGTCTCGTCGCTTCACGAAACTATTCGTATCAAGAGTGCTACTTGGGATGATACTGGAGTTCTAATTTATTCAACTTTGAACCATTTGAAGTATAGTTTATTGAACGGGGACAATGGTATTTTAAGGACTCTTCAAAACACGCTTTACATGGCCAAGGTCAAAGGGAACTCTGTATATTGTCTTGCTCGTGGTGGTTCTATCAAGGTTTTGAAAATTGATCCTACTGAATACCGATTTAAGAAGGCTCTTGTAAGCAAGAATTTCCATGAAGTCCTCCGTCTTATCAAATCATCCCAGCTTGTTGGTCAAAGTATCATTGCTTATTTGCAGAAAAAGGGATATCCGGAAATTGCTTTACAATTTGTTCAGGATGCGCAGACAAAGTTCGATTTGGCTATTGAATGTGGTGACTTGAAGGAGGCTTTTGAACAAGCAAAAGAGCTGGGTAAGCCTGCCGCCTGGAAGATCCTTGGTGAGGAAGCACTTGCACAAGGTAATCATGACATTGTCGAAGATATTTACCAAAAGCAACATGATTTCGATCGCTTGTCATTTGTTTACCTTGCCACTGGTAATATTGGAAGATTACAGAAGATGGAACAAATTGCTGATCATCGTAATGACACTGCTGCCCGATTCCAGACTAGTATTTTCCTCAACTCAGTTGACAGTCGAATTCAATTGCTCCGCGACGCAGGCTTATATCCTTTAGCATATTCATTGGCTAAAAGCAGTGGATTGACTGAAGTCGCTAGAGAGATTATTGAGGAGTCTGGTGTCGACGAGTCGGCTATCAAAATCTCGATCACTGATACTTCGTCTGACGCTATCACTGGCGTTTCTCATGAAACACATAAATCCAATTGGCCACTGCGTAAGACTTCGCTTTCGTTTTTCGAACAGGCTCTCCTCGGAAAGGTTGAAGCACTGTCTTTGGAAGATGAACCTGAACAGAAGACTAATGCAGAGACTGCCAATGGCGATTTCGATGAATATGAAGATGAACTCCAAGATGAAGACGGCTGGGACCTCGGTGCTGAAGATCTTGGcattgaagatgttgaagaaactgatGAAAAGGTTGACAGTAACATTGACATTACTGTTGGTTCGTCTGAAACAGAATTGTGGTTGCGAAATTCTCCAGTGGCTGCCGACCATGTGGCCGCTGGTTCATTTGAAACTGCTGCTCAGCTTCTCAACCGCCAAGTTGGTATTGTCAATTTTGCTCCTTTGAAAAAGAGGTTTTTGGAAGTATATCGCGGCTCGAAATTGTATTTGCCTGCAAACGATGGCCTTCCCCCACTGACATTCTATGCTCGTAGACCCGATGAGAAGGTTCTTCCCTTTGTTCATGGTTATGAGAGTTTAGGAGAAACTCTACAAGAAGCATATAAGTTGGTGGCTAGTGGTAACCAGCTTCAACTCGCAATTGAGACCTTTAGGGAAATTCTTCAGACAATTGTCGTGCTATCCGTTCCTTCTGAGGCAGAGGCTAAAGAGTGCCAAAAGCTTATTGAAATTTGCAAGAATTATATTCTTGCTTTTTCAATCGAGCttaaaagaaaaagtcttCCTCCTACTGATGTGAAACGAAGTCTCGAACTGGTGGCTTATTTCACTAAGCCTAAGCTTCAAAAGAGACATGCTCATATTCCTTACATGGTTGCGATGAAAGAATCATTCTCAAAGAAGAATTTCGCTTCTGCCTCATTCTTTGCCTCCGAGTACATTAAAATCATGGAAGGCgtggatgacgatgattCTGATAGATCTGTGAACGAACGGGTTAGAGCCAGGAATGCCAAGAACATTGCTCAAGCCAAGGCTCTCAAGGCTAAGGCAGATGCTTCACCTCTTGATGCCCATGAGATTGACTTTGACCAATATGCGGATTTTGACATTTGTCCATCGACATTGACTCCTATTTATGAAGGCACATCCAGTGAAAGAGACCCCTTGACTGGTGCCAAATACCATGTCAGTGAAAGAGGTAAGTTGTGTTCTATTACCCAGCTTACCTCTATCGGAGCACCTGCCTCAGGACTTCGACTATTTGCttga